Part of the Streptomyces sp. NBC_00457 genome, GACAGCGGAGCGTCCTGTGTGCGGGCGAGGGCCTCGCGGAGCCGGGCGGTCTGCTCGTCGGTGAGGCCGTGCGCGGCGCACAGGCCGGCCGCGCCGACCTCCAGCACCTCACGGAAACGCAGCATGTCCTCGATGTCGACCTCGGCGACCCGCCGCCGCAGCTCGTCCTCGCCGCCGCCGTCCTTGCGCGGCAGCACGAACGTCCCACCGTACCGCCCGCGGCGTGACTCGACGAGCCCCTGGTCCTGGAGCACCTTGAGCACCTCGCGCAGGGTGACCCGGCTGATGCCGAGCCGCTCCGCCAGCTCCCGCTCGGCGGGCAGCCGCTCGCCGCCGGGCACCAGTCCGAGGCGGACGACCTGGAGGATCTGCTCCAGCGCCTCCTCGAAGCCGTTGCCCGCGCGCACCGGCCGCAGCACCGGGGTCAGTCCGTCCTGCTGAGTGGTGCCGTCGGGATCGACCGACATAGGCCGTGCCCCCTTCCCAAGCAATGGTTCTCCGCAATACCTTATGGCTCTCGGCTGGCTGAAACCAGCGCGCAGAAGCCCGAAGGAGGCCCTTCCCGTGGCAGACCGCACACCCCCGCTCGGCGTCGAGGAGCTGCACGCCCTCGTCGCGGGCGGTGAGATCGACACTGTCGTCCTGGCCTTCCCTGATATGCAAGGGCGGCTCCAGGGCAAGCGGTTCGCCGCCCGCTTCTTCCTCGACGAGGTTCTTCACCACGGCACCGAGGGCTGCAACTACCTCCTCGCCGTCGACACCGAGATGAACACGGTCGACGGCTACGCGATGTCGTCCTGGGACCGCGGCTACGGCGACTTCGCCATGCACCCCGACCTGAGCACCCTGCGCCGCGTCCCCTGGAACGAGGGCACGGCCATGGTGATCGCCGACCTCGCCTGGACCGACGGCTCCCCGGTCGTCGCCGCCCCGCGCCAGATACTGCGCCGCCAGCTGGAGCGCCTCGCCGAACTCGGCCTCACCGCCCAGGTCGGCACGGAGCTGGAGTTCATCGTCTTCAAGGACACCTACGAGCAGGCCTGGGACGGGCACTACCGGGGGCTCACCCCGGCGAACCAGTACAACATCGACTACTCCGTCCTCGGCACCGGCCGCATCGAGCCCCTGCTCCGCCGCATCCGCAACGAGATGGCGGCCGCCGGCCTCACCGTCGAGTCCGCCAAGGGCGAGTGCAACCCGGGCCAGCACGAGATCGCCTTCCGCTACGACGAGGCCCTGGTCACCTGCGACCAGCACGCCGTCTACAAGACCGGCGCCAAGGAGATCGCCTCCCAGGAGGGCATGTCGCTGACCTTCATGGCCAAGTACAACGAGCGCGAGGGCAACTCCTGCCACATCCACCTCTCGCTCGCGGACGCGGCCGGGAACAATGTGATGCCGGGGGAGGGGCCTGGCGGCATGTCCGAGGTGATGCGCCAATTCCTCGCCGGACAGCTGGCCGCCCTGCGCGACTTCTCCCTCCTGTACGCCCCCAACATCAACTCGTACAAGCGCTTCCAGCCCGGCTCCTTCGCCCCCACCGCCGTCGCCTGGGGCTACGACAACCGCACCTGCTCCCTCCGCGTCGTCGGCCACGGCCGCTCAATGCGGTTCGAGAACCGGCTGCCCGGCGGCGACGTCAACCCGCACCTCGCGGTGGCCGGGCTGGTCGCGGCCGGGCTGTACGGCGTCGAGCAGAAGCTGGAGCTGCCCGAGCCCTGCCCCGGCAACGCCTACACCGCCGACTTCGAGCACGTCCCCACCACCCTGCGCGAGGCCGCCGAGCTGTGGGAGAACAGCCCGATCGCCAAGGCGGCCTTCGGCGACGAAGTCGTCGCGCACTACCGCAACATGGCGCGCGTCGAGCTGGACGCCTTCGACGCCGCGGTCACCGACTGGGAGCTGCGCCGCTCCTTCGAACGTCTGTGAGGCCCTTCTTGTCCGCCGAGCACGAACTCGAAGTACTGAACCCGGCGACCGAGGAGGTCGTCGCCACCGTCCCCGCCGCCGACGCGGCCGACGTGGACCGTGCCGTCGCCCGCGCCGCCGTCGCCCAGCGGTCCTGGGCGGCCGCCGCCCCCGCCGACCGGGCCCGGCTGCTGCGCCGCTTCGCCGACGTCGTCGACACGCACATCGAGGAGCTGGCCCAACTGGAGGTCCGCGAGGCGGGCCACCTGCTCGGCAACGCCCGCTGGGAGGCCGGCAACGCCCGCGACCTGCTGCTGTACGCGGCCGGCGGCGCCGAACGCCTCCTCGGCAAGCAGATCCCCGTACCGGGCGGCTGGAACGTCACCTTCCAGGAACCCCTCGGCGTGGTCGGCGTCATCGCACCCTGGAACTTCCCGATGCCCATCGCCGCCTGGGGCTCCTTCCCGGCCCTCGCCGCGGGCAACGCCGTCGTCCTCAAACCGGCCGAGACCACCCCGCTCACAGCGCTGCGCCTGGCCGAACTCGCCCTGGATGCGGGCCTGCCCGAAGGGCTGTTCCAGGTCCTCCCCGGATACGGCCATATCGCGGGCCGCGCCCTCGTCGACCACCCCGACGTGGCGAAGATCGTGTTCACCGGCTCCACCCGCACCGGCCGCGAAGTCATGGAGCGCTGCGCCCGCCTGGTCAAGCCCGTCACCCTCGAACTCGGCGGCAAGAGCCCCAACATCGTCTTCGCCGACGCCGACCTGAAGCGCGCGATCGACCCCTTCTCCTTCCTGGACAACAGCGGCCAGGACTGCTGCGCCCGCACCCGGATCCTGGTCCAGGAGTCCGTCCACGACGAGGTCCGCGACCTGCTCGCCGACGCGCTGTCCACGGTGGTCGTGGGCGACCCCGCCGACGAGAAGACCCAGATGGGCCCGCTGATCAGCCGTCAACAGCTGGACCGCGTACGGTCATTCGTCCCCGACGACGCCCCGGCCCTGCGCGGCAGCGCCCCCGACGGCCCCGGCTTCTGGTTCGCGCCGACCGTCCTGACCGGCGAGCGGCACGACTCCGCGGCGGCCTGCGAGGAGATCTTCGGCCCGGTCGCCGTTCTGCTGCCCTTCACCGACGAGCAGGACGCGATCCGCCTCGCCAACGACACCCCGTACGGCCTCGCCGGCTCCCTCTGGACCCGCGACCTGGGCCGCGCCCTGCGCGTCTCGCAGGCCGTCCGGGCAGGCAACCTGTCCGTCAACTCCCATTCCGCGGTCCGCTACTGGACCCCCTTCGGCGGCCTCAAGCAGTCCGGCGTCGGCCGCGAGCTGGGCCCGGACGCCCTGGCCGCCTTCACGGAAACCAAGAACGTCTTCATCAGCACGGAAGGCCCCGCACAGTGACCGAAGAGAATGTGTGCCGCCGACTGGTCGGCCGTACCGCCGTCATCACCGGAGCCGGCAGCGGCATCGGCCTCGCCACCGCCCGCCGGCTCGCCTCCGAGGGCGCGCATGTCGTCTGCGGCGACGTGGACGAACAGCGCGGCAAGGCGGCCGCCGAAGAGGTCGGCGGGATCTTCGTGAAGGTCGACGTCACCGACCCCGAGCAGGTCGAGGCGCTGTTCAGGACGGCGTACGACACCTACGGCAGTGTCGACATCGCCTTCAACAACGCGGGCATCTCGCCGCCCGACGACGACTCCATCCTGGAGACCGGCCTGGACGCCTGGAAGCGCGTCCAGGAGGTCAACCTCACCTCCGTCTACCTGTGTTGCAAGTCGGCCATCCCGTACATGCGGCGCCAGGGCAAGGGGTCGATCATCAACACGGCGTCCTTCGTGGCCCGGATGGGCGCGGCCACGTCGCAGATCTCGTACACGGCGTCCAAGGGTGGCGTCCTGGCCATGTCCCGCGAACTCGGCGTGCAGTTCGCCCGCGAGGGCATCCGCGTCAACGCGCTCTGCCCCGGCCCGGTCAACACCCCGCTTCTGCAGGAGCTGTTCGCCAAGGACCCGGAGCGGGCGGCACGCCGGCTCGTCCACATCCCCCTCGGCCGGTTCGCCGAGGCCGAGGAGATCGCCGCCGCGGTCGCCTTCCTGGCCAGCGACGACTCGTCCTTCGTGAACGCCACCGACTTCCTCGTCGACGGCGGAATCTCGGGGGCATACGTCACACCCCTGTAGGCCTCGCCCTACAGTGCCGGGATATGAGCATGACGCCCCCGCCCGGCTGGTACCGGGACCCGTCCGGCCCGCACCTGGAACGCTGGTGGGACGGAACGGCCTGGACCGAGCACCGGCGCCCGCCCGAGCTCCCCGCGCCGCCGGTGCCGGTCGCCGACGGGGCCTCCGGACGCGCCAAGGCCATCGCCGTCACCAGCGCGGCCGTCGTCCTCGTCGTCGCGATCGTCACCGGCGCGGTCGTCCTCGGCCGGGACGACGGCGGCGGTGGCTCGGACCCGATCGCCGACCCGACGATCGCGACGCCCACCGCCGAGGCGCCGGCCGGCGAGACCCCGTCCCCGTCCACGAGCGAGCCGTCCGCCGACGACCCCGCTCTGGTCGTCGACCAACTCAACGGCATCACCCTGCCGTTGATCGACGGCTGGGTCCGCCCCCAGTACGTCGCCGACCCCGATGTCCTGATGACCACCGACGGCACCTACGAGTGCCCGGCCGACGCCGGAGTCTGCCGCCACGGCGTCGTCATCTCCCGCACGGTCACCGGCACCGACGAGAAGTCCCCCGAGGCCCTGGCCAAGGCGGACATCCCGGACGCGGCCGATGACGCCTACGACCGCGACCGCATCGGACGGCACCCCTTCGGCGGCATCGAGTCCCACAAGCTCATCGGCTCCGGGCAGGTCGCGGTGGCGGGCCGCACCGGGTACTACGTGCGCTGGCAGGTCAGCACGGCCAAGGGGCCCGGCGGTTACGTCCAGTCGCTCGCCTTCCCGGGCGGCGTCGGCCCCGAGTCCCGGGTCATCGTCCGCTATGTGTTCGACGCGGGCGCGGACGGGCCGCCGATGGCCGACATGGACCGGATCACCAAGGGAATCAAGGTGACCG contains:
- a CDS encoding FadR/GntR family transcriptional regulator translates to MSVDPDGTTQQDGLTPVLRPVRAGNGFEEALEQILQVVRLGLVPGGERLPAERELAERLGISRVTLREVLKVLQDQGLVESRRGRYGGTFVLPRKDGGGEDELRRRVAEVDIEDMLRFREVLEVGAAGLCAAHGLTDEQTARLREALARTQDAPLSDYRRLDTLLHLTLAELCGSPSLTAQYAAVRATVNDLLDCIPLLVRNLEHSQRQHIAIVEAVLDGDADGAREMMREHCGGTAALLRGFLA
- a CDS encoding glutamine synthetase family protein, with product MADRTPPLGVEELHALVAGGEIDTVVLAFPDMQGRLQGKRFAARFFLDEVLHHGTEGCNYLLAVDTEMNTVDGYAMSSWDRGYGDFAMHPDLSTLRRVPWNEGTAMVIADLAWTDGSPVVAAPRQILRRQLERLAELGLTAQVGTELEFIVFKDTYEQAWDGHYRGLTPANQYNIDYSVLGTGRIEPLLRRIRNEMAAAGLTVESAKGECNPGQHEIAFRYDEALVTCDQHAVYKTGAKEIASQEGMSLTFMAKYNEREGNSCHIHLSLADAAGNNVMPGEGPGGMSEVMRQFLAGQLAALRDFSLLYAPNINSYKRFQPGSFAPTAVAWGYDNRTCSLRVVGHGRSMRFENRLPGGDVNPHLAVAGLVAAGLYGVEQKLELPEPCPGNAYTADFEHVPTTLREAAELWENSPIAKAAFGDEVVAHYRNMARVELDAFDAAVTDWELRRSFERL
- a CDS encoding aldehyde dehydrogenase family protein, with the translated sequence MSAEHELEVLNPATEEVVATVPAADAADVDRAVARAAVAQRSWAAAAPADRARLLRRFADVVDTHIEELAQLEVREAGHLLGNARWEAGNARDLLLYAAGGAERLLGKQIPVPGGWNVTFQEPLGVVGVIAPWNFPMPIAAWGSFPALAAGNAVVLKPAETTPLTALRLAELALDAGLPEGLFQVLPGYGHIAGRALVDHPDVAKIVFTGSTRTGREVMERCARLVKPVTLELGGKSPNIVFADADLKRAIDPFSFLDNSGQDCCARTRILVQESVHDEVRDLLADALSTVVVGDPADEKTQMGPLISRQQLDRVRSFVPDDAPALRGSAPDGPGFWFAPTVLTGERHDSAAACEEIFGPVAVLLPFTDEQDAIRLANDTPYGLAGSLWTRDLGRALRVSQAVRAGNLSVNSHSAVRYWTPFGGLKQSGVGRELGPDALAAFTETKNVFISTEGPAQ
- a CDS encoding 3-oxoacyl-ACP reductase: MTEENVCRRLVGRTAVITGAGSGIGLATARRLASEGAHVVCGDVDEQRGKAAAEEVGGIFVKVDVTDPEQVEALFRTAYDTYGSVDIAFNNAGISPPDDDSILETGLDAWKRVQEVNLTSVYLCCKSAIPYMRRQGKGSIINTASFVARMGAATSQISYTASKGGVLAMSRELGVQFAREGIRVNALCPGPVNTPLLQELFAKDPERAARRLVHIPLGRFAEAEEIAAAVAFLASDDSSFVNATDFLVDGGISGAYVTPL
- a CDS encoding DUF2510 domain-containing protein, with the protein product MTPPPGWYRDPSGPHLERWWDGTAWTEHRRPPELPAPPVPVADGASGRAKAIAVTSAAVVLVVAIVTGAVVLGRDDGGGGSDPIADPTIATPTAEAPAGETPSPSTSEPSADDPALVVDQLNGITLPLIDGWVRPQYVADPDVLMTTDGTYECPADAGVCRHGVVISRTVTGTDEKSPEALAKADIPDAADDAYDRDRIGRHPFGGIESHKLIGSGQVAVAGRTGYYVRWQVSTAKGPGGYVQSLAFPGGVGPESRVIVRYVFDAGADGPPMADMDRITKGIKVTGDEDGGGGVGSSIGPRG